AGCGCATACTTGGTGTGCCCCCGCGCACGCTGGGAGGCCGTTTGCGATGAGCGAAGGCGCAAAAGACGCACCGGATTCCAAGGGTTACTCCTCCCTTCCGGTGGACGACAGTGAAGAGTGGAGCAAGCTGCGGGGTCTCTCCGAGAAGGAATCGGAGGACGCTTCGGCAGCCGCACGCCAGCGCAAGAAGAACCTGGCGGTCCTGCTGCTTCTGGTCGGCCTGCTGGGCTTCCTGGCGAGCCAACCACTCATGCTTCCCGACGAAGTGCTGACCCCGCTCGCCCTCACCGTTCGCGATTGGACTGACGGTACATCGTCCGATGATTCCGGGCCGATCCTTCCGTCCCCTGCCGCGGATGCGTCAGTTGCCCAGCCGCGGCCCAAGGGAAAGGCTGGTGGCGCTCGCCCGGCCGCGAAGCCCGGTGCGCCGACTGCGACGCCGCCGGCCGAACCAGCTACAGTCGCAGCCGCGGCGCTTCCCGAGCGGCCCTTTGCCGGCGGCATCGAAGTGGTCCGCCAGGATCCGTCGAAGCTCCCTTTCGGCGTCGAAGTCGTGGATAACCGCGACCGGCGCTTTTCCCCCGCGCCCCGCGAGCGGATCATCAATCTGGCGGACAAGGGC
This genomic stretch from Terriglobales bacterium harbors:
- a CDS encoding energy transducer TonB produces the protein MSEGAKDAPDSKGYSSLPVDDSEEWSKLRGLSEKESEDASAAARQRKKNLAVLLLLVGLLGFLASQPLMLPDEVLTPLALTVRDWTDGTSSDDSGPILPSPAADASVAQPRPKGKAGGARPAAKPGAPTATPPAEPATVAAAALPERPFAGGIEVVRQDPSKLPFGVEVVDNRDRRFSPAPRERIINLADKGTSQHAEAVPKAADRMRITPGPIISKEANVNGSVKLRAVISAEGAIKELAVVSGPTELGPAAIQVARQWRYRPYYFNGRPVETETYITINFNISTN